From one Rhopalosiphum padi isolate XX-2018 chromosome 2, ASM2088224v1, whole genome shotgun sequence genomic stretch:
- the LOC132920258 gene encoding methyltransferase-like protein 22, whose translation METTGTTTNTRTLQSELFLEMNEEQESSDTHDIKIVRSTFKFKCQPNKPCPEQLSVDEDGDLVVRRSPLAKGIIIEHINRTLLNMVGMQVWRSALLMGDFILENKDIFTNDQIVLELGSGVGLTGILAAMYCKEVIFTDINNKDILSMIEKNINLNQDLIVSRTTVLPLNFNEPELPDALYDKLKNLQILIAADVIYDNDITKQFVNTLKKIMTISPRKTAYIGMEKRYVFSSVDLEVCAPCYEYFNDLLSQNNNWCEVQLLDCNFSQYFQYNKTKELVIFKLTANNSM comes from the exons atggaGACTACAGGTACCACTACAAATACTCGTACTTTACAGTCGGAACTATTTCTAGAAATGAACGAGGAACAAGAATCTAGTGATACTCATGACATaaaaa TTGTTAGGagcacatttaaatttaaatgccaACCAAATAAACCTTGTCCAGAACAATTGTCCGTAGATGAAGATGGAGATCTAGTGGTTCGAAGAAGTCCGCTCGCCAAAggcattataatag AGCATATAAATCGAACTTTATTAAATATGGTCGGTATGCAAGTGTGGCGAAGCGCGTTATTAATGGGTGACTTTATTCTGGAAAACAAGGATATTTTCACTAATGATCAAATTGTATTGGAACTTGGCTCTGGAGTAGGATTAACTGGAATTTTAGCAGCCATGTATTGCAAAGAAGTCATTTTTACAG atatcaaTAACAAAGATATATTGTCAATgattgaaaaaaacataaacttaAATCAAGATTTAATCGTTAGTCGCACAACAGTTTTACCTTTGAATTTTAACGAACCCGAATTGCCTGATGCACTCTATGACaagttaaaaaatttacaaattttaatagctGCAGATG tgatttaCGATAATGACATAACCAAACAATTTGTCAAtaccctaaaaaaaataatgacaatatctCCTAGAAAAACCGCTTATATAGGAATGGAAAAAAG GTATGTATTTAGTTCAGTCGATTTGGAAGTTTGCGCTCCGTGTTACGAATACTTCAATGATCTATTATCACAAAATAACAATTGGTGTGAAGTACAGCTATTAGATTGcaatttttcacaatatttcCAGTACAACAAAACCAAAGAACtagttatattcaaattaaccGCCAATAATTccatgtaa
- the LOC132923300 gene encoding nuclear pore complex protein Nup93-like: MAGNTDWNSIVMTAEKLQANAITDTGMPSVTRNIRQLLDAAENLWTKVGVPGVEAKGNVFLCSRGVDAPQVPKQLEKLSSAGSMDTLDPKPDMDVDSFVKNEVQNAILSLIESVKKSNEDFIDRRQSDATIRGWRNKKINIINSFPGYVPNPSSSPGSSVMPSVAKLNTTNFGLSAQLDQIELTYAKHLCEYNQHVEHHGVQTDILQSFTTAAEIAHDDRVNEMWKIVKCMSQIVPEHGSKYARSSAVNQTTMIGNARTYLEQRYIVFMKSYVKSHMSKAKLGGIPGTYPLVRSFVSVYINQYNNPDKLFYDGVPFWPLVYYLIRCGDLESVVHILEKNNQDTVLLNVFTNLRNNHNYVNLNDQGFTTSMVWDSNDPFKKVIYSLVSATDVSSKHSDVIKTADDYLWLKLCQVRNDQDKLTYPVLQSMIYDEYKDQFSEVQPMSYFQLLFLTGQFESAIQFIFRHPKLCCHAIHVSIVLNEMGLLYLPSDFNQPILSKDDNQTDRLNIARMMKMYCAKFENQDLKMAINYYYCLRHTEFKGTTLFISYVAGLVNETDEYDRVFGYLKPDGKKQNGILDSFIVSETQKMDIIRTTASLAEQKCDLEVSAKLYELVGQYDKVLELANIMLSRVIQPDIFSSLDKTPNTKNKVFDYINVLSERLIGVEINVTEEAIFTFNMLKNVFIFFEQYNNHKYILAFDVLQKIGLIPLAINEVEERLGSFKKYNELILRIIPGVMTATMNMLYSQYSDIKKESKKSARDPEQMHAQLEYIREKAKAITSFTGRVPFQINSEVINHLVQTEILLY, from the coding sequence atggCCGGCAACACCGATTGGAATTCGATTGTGATGACGGCCGAAAAGCTACAGGCCAACGCCATCACCGACACGGGTATGCCGAGCGTTACCCGGAACATACGACAACTGTTGGACGCCGCCGAAAATCTGTGGACCAAAGTCGGCGTGCCGGGCGTGGAGGCTAAGGGCAATGTGTTCTTGTGCAGCCGCGGTGTGGACGCCCCTCAGGTGCCCAAGCAGTTGGAAAAGCTCAGCTCTGCGGGATCGATGGACACACTGGACCCAAAGCCTGACATGGACGTAGACAGTTTTGTGAAGAACGAGGTGCAAAACGCAATACTCAGCCTAATAGAATCGGTGAAGAAAAGCAACGAGGACTTTATAGACAGGCGACAGAGCGACGCGACCATCAGGGGCTGGAGGAACAAGAAAATCAACATTATCAACTCATTCCCTGGCTACGTTCCAAACCCATCATCTAGCCCTGGTTCCAGTGTGATGCCATCTGTTGCCAAGCTCAATACCACCAACTTTGGCCTGAGTGCCCAGCTGGACCAGATTGAACTCACGTATGCCAAACATTTATGTGAATATAATCAACACGTTGAACACCACGGGGTTCAAACTGACATTTTGCAGTCTTTTACGACAGCAGCGGAAATCGCTCATGATGACCGCGTGAACGAAATGTGGAAAATAGTGAAATGCATGAGTCAAATTGTACCAGAACACGGTTCCAAATATGCCAGGAGTTCTGCGGTCAATCAAACTACAATGATTGGAAATGCCAGGACCTATCTCGAACAGAGGTATATTGTATTCATGAAAAGCTATGTAAAGAGCCACATGTCCAAAGCAAAACTTGGTGGTATCCCTGGTACTTATCCACTTGTGCGGAGTTTTGTAAGTGTCTACATCAACCAGTATAATAACCCTGATAAGTTATTTTATGACGGTGTTCCATTTTGGCCATTGGTATACTATCTTATTCGCTGTGGTGATTTAGAATctgttgtacatattttagaaaaaaataaccagGATACAGTGTTACTAAATGTTTTTACAAACCTAAGAAACAACCATAACTATGTCAACTTAAATGACCAGGGATTTACTACATCAATGGTGTGGGACTCCAATGAtccatttaaaaaagttatttattcgTTAGTCTCTGCTACTGATGTGTCGAGTAAACATTCAGATGTGATCAAGACTGCAGATGATTATCTTTGGTTAAAACTTTGTCAAGTCAGAAATGATCAAGACAAGCTCACATATCCTGTGCTACAGTCGATGATCTATGATGAATACAAAGATCAATTCAGTGAAGTTCAGCCTATGTCTTATTTCCAATTGCTTTTTTTAACTGGTCAATTCGAATCagctattcaatttattttccgTCACCCAAAACTTTGTTGTCATGCCATACACGTGTCTATAGTTTTGAATGAAATGGGTTTACTGTACTTGCCCAGTGACTTTAATCAGCCAATTTTATCCAAAGATGATAACCAAACAGATAGATTAAATATAGCCAGAATGATGAAAATGTACTGTGCCAAATTTGAAAATCAAGATCTTAAGATGGCCATTAACTATTACTATTGTCTGAGACACACTGAATTTAAAGGAACAACACTTTTTATTTCATATGTAGCTGGGCTTGTTAATGAAACTGATGAATATGACAGAGTATTTGGATACCTGAAACCTGATGGTAAAAAGCAAAACGGTATTTTGGACTCGTTTATTGTATCAGAAACACAAAAAATGGATATTATCAGAACAACAGCTTCACTTGCAGAACAAAAGTGTGATCTCGAGGTATCAGCTAAATTGTATGAATTAGTTGGTCAGTACGATAAAGTACTCGAACTTGCCAACATTATGCTGAGTCGAGTCATTCAACCAGATATCTTCTCTTCATTGGACAAAACTCCTAACACAAAAAACAAAGTGTTTgactatattaatgttttaagtgAAAGACTAATAGGAGTCGAAATTAATGTAACTGAGGAagcaatttttacatttaatatgctgaagaatgtttttatatttttcgaacAGTACAACAATCACAAATACATATTGGCATTTGATGTGCTTCAGAAAATTGGTTTGATACCATTGGCTATAAATGAGGTGGAAGAACGGCTTGGTTCATTTAAGAAGtacaatgaattaatattaagaattataCCCGGAGTGATGACGGCCACAATGAACATGTTATATTCACAATACAGTGACATTAAAAAAGAATCCAAAAAATCTGCCAGAGATCCAGAACAAATGCATGCACAATTGGAATATATCAGGGAAAAGGCAAAAGCCATAACATCATTCACAGGCCGTGTACCATTCCAAATCAACTCTGAAGTTATCAATCATTTAGTGCAAACcgaaattctattatattaa
- the LOC132923301 gene encoding polycomb protein suz12-B isoform X1: MAPKKREKEIDKNRMDHAQADHELFLQAFEKPTQIYKYLRNRSLFSPLFLVRTLSYMRANRPKPKRPKKKLDIDSLLSNVENQVYEKKTFNKRYLTISYIGYFDDKMNNANGPVKVETTLVKICHKKRKDVCPYTMVSFGLSSVPVNPTCSQLTSQSPIVSIPVESVNTQGHVSKSHHLLVRVINVISNSDSENTEPSQKKRRMSIKEGNGIVKKEIGANLIIHDKQNRCLLKDGDYDCLIEEISGESPNLTTGKSCSWERLKEVRAGPQFSAFESRKKIKLRLKWSTEPNSTTVVYPLVDNKENNWPTSNSRRSSSVQNANGSLDSSSNKLKIVYQFLYNNNSRQQTEASEDLHCPWCTLDCFTLYALLKHLKLCHARFTFSYVPTGSGARIDVAINEHYDGCYIGSPQDLIAQPQRDESKNVGYRITRVGPVRRTVVSKIVVCHPKRLRRASLSEFLHELEDTDGYDGQRPYVTGHNRLYHHTSTCLPIYPREMDVDSEDESDPIWLRKKTAMMIDEFTDVNDGEKELMKMWNLHVMREGYGFVGDCQISLALSMFVESKGRYILRKNLYRNFMLHLCNLCDLRLISPVTFYTTIQKLQDILAVDSEASNVLYESFEAQRKYWREEGAKKAEDRTEIRCLVQSPLQSDIGTRRKPAGSFYPLKLQDKLKGKVIKQQNGRKGGTSTRQNPPATKNANIVEEKKLDKKSDKKGGSTTRSQSAVRTDKPEKSAEKRNSTSLNGEDHKISATLTVRRRTFPILTDKKKPVPEKLPTNVSESIRRK, from the exons ATGGCTCCGAAAAAGAGAGAAAAAGAAATAGACAAAAACCGAATGGATCACGCACAAGCTGATCATGAACTTTTCCTACAAGCATTCGAAA AACCTACCcagatttacaaatatttaaggaATCGTAGTTTGTTTTcg CCATTATTTTTAGTCAGAACTTTAAGCTACATGAGAGCTAATCGTCCAAAACCTAAGCGTCCAAAAAAGAAATTAGACATTGATTCATTGTTAAGTAATGTAGAAAATCAAGTTTATGAAaagaaaacatttaacaaaCGATATTTGACAATAAGTTATATTGGATATTTTGatgataaaa tgaATAATGCAAATGGACCTGTTAAAGTTGAAACTACACTTGTGAAAATCTGTCACAAAAAACGGAAAGATGTTTGCCCATATACAATG gtatctTTTGGCTTATCATCTGTTCCTGTCAACCCAACTTGTTCTCAATTAACATCACAATCACCAATAGTGTCTATTCCTGTCGAATCAGTTAATACACAAGGACATGTATCCAAATCACATCATTTATTAGTAAGAGTTATAAATGTGATTTCAAATTCAGATTCCGAAAACACCG AGCCGAgtcaaaaaaaaagaagaatgaGTATTAAAGAGGGTAATGGTATAGTTAAAAAAGAAATTGgtgcaaatttaattatacacgaCAAACAAAATCGATGCTTGCTTAAAGATGGTGATTATGATTGTCTAATAGAAGAAATCAGTGGTGAAAGTCCTAATTTAACTACAGGAAAATCGTGTTCATGGGAACGTCTCAAA gaAGTAAGAGCTGGACCACAATTTAGTGCATTTGAAAGCCGTAAAAAGATCAAGCTTCGTTTAAAGTGGTCAACAGAGCCTAATAGTACTACTGTTGTATATCCTCTTGttgataataaagaaaataattggccaa CATCAAATTCTAGAAGAAGTAGCAGTGTTCAAAATGCAAATGGTTCTCTGGATTCATCATCTAATAAGTTGAAAATAGTATACCAATtcttgtacaataataatagccgTCAACAGACTGAAGCCAGTGAAGATTTACACTGTCCATGGTGTACATTGGATTGTTTTACATTATATGCATTACTTAAGCATTTGAAGTTATGTCATGCCCGGTTTACATTTTCTTATGTT CCAACAGGATCTGGTGCACGAATTGATGTTGCTATAAATGAACACTATGATGGTTGTTATATTGGTAGTCCACAAGATTTAATTGCACAACCACAACGGGACGAATCAAAGAATGTTGGTTATCGTATAACTAGAGTTGGTCCTGTTAGACGTACAGTTGTATCAAAAATTGTAGTTTGTCACCCAAAAAGACTAAGGCGTGCTTCTTTATCTGAGTTTCTACAcgaactagaagatactgatggATATGATGGTCAAAGACCATATGTTACTGGACATAATAG ATTATATCATCATACATCAACATGTCTTCCTATTTATCCACGAGAAATGGATGTAGATAGTGAAGATGAAAGTGATCCTATATGGTTGAGGAAAAAGACTGCAATGATGATTGACGAATTTACCGATGTTAATGATGGCGAAAAAGAACTAATGAAGATGTGGAACCTTCATGTTATGAGAGAAGGGTATGG TTTTGTCGGTGATTGTCAAATATCATTAGCTTTAAGCATGTTTGTTGAATCTAAGGGTAGATATATACTTAGAAAAAACCTATATAGAAATTTTATGTTACATCTGTGCAACTTGTGTGACTTACGTCTTATAAGTCCAGTGACCTTCTATACAACCATACAAAAATTACAAGATATTTTAGCAGTTGATTCAGAAGctagtaatgtattatatgaatCTTTTGAGGCTCAGCGAAAGTATTGGCGTGAGGAAGGTGCTAAAAAGGCAGAAGATCGTACTGAAATTAGGTGTTTGGTACAAAGTCCATTGCAGTCGGACATTGGTACTAGACGTAAACCTGCTGGATCATTTTACCCATTAAAACTTCAAGATAAATTAAAAGGAAAAGTAATTAAACAACAAAATGGCCGTAAAGGAGGAACTTCTACAAGACAAAATCCACCTGCTACCAAAAATGCAAATATTGTTGAAGAAAAGAAACTTGATAAAAAAAGTGACAAAAAGGGAGGGTCTACAACTAGATCTCAATCTGCTGTACGAACTGATAAGCCAGAAAAATCAGCAGAAAAACGTAATAGCACATCTTTAAATGGTGAAGATCATAAAATATCTGCAACTCTCACAGTGCGACGTAGGACTTTCCCTATATTGACTGATAAGAAAAAACCAGTTCCTGAAAAATTGCCAACAAATGTGTCTGAATCTATAAGGCGAaagtaa
- the LOC132923301 gene encoding polycomb protein suz12-B isoform X2, with protein MAPKKREKEIDKNRMDHAQADHELFLQAFEKPTQIYKYLRNRSLFSPLFLVRTLSYMRANRPKPKRPKKKLDIDSLLSNVENQVYEKKTFNKRYLTISYIGYFDDKMNNANGPVKVETTLVKICHKKRKDVCPYTMVSFGLSSVPVNPTCSQLTSQSPIVSIPVESVNTQGHVSKSHHLLVRVINVISNSDSENTEPSQKKRRMSIKEGNGIVKKEIGANLIIHDKQNRCLLKDGDYDCLIEEISGESPNLTTGKSCSWERLKEVRAGPQFSAFESRKKIKLRLKWSTEPNSTTVVYPLVDNKENNWPTSNSRRSSSVQNANGSLDSSSNKLKIVYQFLYNNNSRQQTEASEDLHCPWCTLDCFTLYALLKHLKLCHARFTFSYVPTGSGARIDVAINEHYDGCYIGSPQDLIAQPQRDESKNVGYRITRVGPVRRTVVSKIVVCHPKRLRRASLSEFLHELEDTDGYDGQRPYVTGHNRLYHHTSTCLPIYPREMDVDSEDESDPIWLRKKTAMMIDEFTDVNDGEKELMKMWNLHVMREGFVGDCQISLALSMFVESKGRYILRKNLYRNFMLHLCNLCDLRLISPVTFYTTIQKLQDILAVDSEASNVLYESFEAQRKYWREEGAKKAEDRTEIRCLVQSPLQSDIGTRRKPAGSFYPLKLQDKLKGKVIKQQNGRKGGTSTRQNPPATKNANIVEEKKLDKKSDKKGGSTTRSQSAVRTDKPEKSAEKRNSTSLNGEDHKISATLTVRRRTFPILTDKKKPVPEKLPTNVSESIRRK; from the exons ATGGCTCCGAAAAAGAGAGAAAAAGAAATAGACAAAAACCGAATGGATCACGCACAAGCTGATCATGAACTTTTCCTACAAGCATTCGAAA AACCTACCcagatttacaaatatttaaggaATCGTAGTTTGTTTTcg CCATTATTTTTAGTCAGAACTTTAAGCTACATGAGAGCTAATCGTCCAAAACCTAAGCGTCCAAAAAAGAAATTAGACATTGATTCATTGTTAAGTAATGTAGAAAATCAAGTTTATGAAaagaaaacatttaacaaaCGATATTTGACAATAAGTTATATTGGATATTTTGatgataaaa tgaATAATGCAAATGGACCTGTTAAAGTTGAAACTACACTTGTGAAAATCTGTCACAAAAAACGGAAAGATGTTTGCCCATATACAATG gtatctTTTGGCTTATCATCTGTTCCTGTCAACCCAACTTGTTCTCAATTAACATCACAATCACCAATAGTGTCTATTCCTGTCGAATCAGTTAATACACAAGGACATGTATCCAAATCACATCATTTATTAGTAAGAGTTATAAATGTGATTTCAAATTCAGATTCCGAAAACACCG AGCCGAgtcaaaaaaaaagaagaatgaGTATTAAAGAGGGTAATGGTATAGTTAAAAAAGAAATTGgtgcaaatttaattatacacgaCAAACAAAATCGATGCTTGCTTAAAGATGGTGATTATGATTGTCTAATAGAAGAAATCAGTGGTGAAAGTCCTAATTTAACTACAGGAAAATCGTGTTCATGGGAACGTCTCAAA gaAGTAAGAGCTGGACCACAATTTAGTGCATTTGAAAGCCGTAAAAAGATCAAGCTTCGTTTAAAGTGGTCAACAGAGCCTAATAGTACTACTGTTGTATATCCTCTTGttgataataaagaaaataattggccaa CATCAAATTCTAGAAGAAGTAGCAGTGTTCAAAATGCAAATGGTTCTCTGGATTCATCATCTAATAAGTTGAAAATAGTATACCAATtcttgtacaataataatagccgTCAACAGACTGAAGCCAGTGAAGATTTACACTGTCCATGGTGTACATTGGATTGTTTTACATTATATGCATTACTTAAGCATTTGAAGTTATGTCATGCCCGGTTTACATTTTCTTATGTT CCAACAGGATCTGGTGCACGAATTGATGTTGCTATAAATGAACACTATGATGGTTGTTATATTGGTAGTCCACAAGATTTAATTGCACAACCACAACGGGACGAATCAAAGAATGTTGGTTATCGTATAACTAGAGTTGGTCCTGTTAGACGTACAGTTGTATCAAAAATTGTAGTTTGTCACCCAAAAAGACTAAGGCGTGCTTCTTTATCTGAGTTTCTACAcgaactagaagatactgatggATATGATGGTCAAAGACCATATGTTACTGGACATAATAG ATTATATCATCATACATCAACATGTCTTCCTATTTATCCACGAGAAATGGATGTAGATAGTGAAGATGAAAGTGATCCTATATGGTTGAGGAAAAAGACTGCAATGATGATTGACGAATTTACCGATGTTAATGATGGCGAAAAAGAACTAATGAAGATGTGGAACCTTCATGTTATGAGAGAAGG TTTTGTCGGTGATTGTCAAATATCATTAGCTTTAAGCATGTTTGTTGAATCTAAGGGTAGATATATACTTAGAAAAAACCTATATAGAAATTTTATGTTACATCTGTGCAACTTGTGTGACTTACGTCTTATAAGTCCAGTGACCTTCTATACAACCATACAAAAATTACAAGATATTTTAGCAGTTGATTCAGAAGctagtaatgtattatatgaatCTTTTGAGGCTCAGCGAAAGTATTGGCGTGAGGAAGGTGCTAAAAAGGCAGAAGATCGTACTGAAATTAGGTGTTTGGTACAAAGTCCATTGCAGTCGGACATTGGTACTAGACGTAAACCTGCTGGATCATTTTACCCATTAAAACTTCAAGATAAATTAAAAGGAAAAGTAATTAAACAACAAAATGGCCGTAAAGGAGGAACTTCTACAAGACAAAATCCACCTGCTACCAAAAATGCAAATATTGTTGAAGAAAAGAAACTTGATAAAAAAAGTGACAAAAAGGGAGGGTCTACAACTAGATCTCAATCTGCTGTACGAACTGATAAGCCAGAAAAATCAGCAGAAAAACGTAATAGCACATCTTTAAATGGTGAAGATCATAAAATATCTGCAACTCTCACAGTGCGACGTAGGACTTTCCCTATATTGACTGATAAGAAAAAACCAGTTCCTGAAAAATTGCCAACAAATGTGTCTGAATCTATAAGGCGAaagtaa